In a genomic window of Deinococcus seoulensis:
- a CDS encoding chorismate-binding protein — MNGPVALPDRLPARPSPADVLRRLRAAGAPGVVLLESLGPVVPYGSRSFLSAWPRRVSHDLPPRPPGDAFFPAWLGGLKYEAARAFGLAAHAPHGEAMWWGEYPSGLVWDRAAGTLEVVGEPHVDWAGLLALDPAAEPTLSVGPFGADDVDYPAGVRAVQDLIRAGEVYQVNLSRGVRAGATGDPLAAYLRLREVNPSPFMAFADLGAEVVVSCSPERLVRWQRDPGGQEDDGQGEELSARPIAGTRRRGETPAEDAALEAELRASAKEVAEHTMLVDLVRHDLGRVAAPGTVSVPDLMLVERYSHVMHLVSEVTAQARADVTLREVLAATFPGGTITGAPKERVMEAIAALEPGPRGWYTGALGLVSGAAVDLNILIRTAAFTRNETGDWTVEVRAGGGTVIDADPAREAQETVHKAQALLSVLAGVPGRAAQPPAPPTPGVPWSPPPAATRTGLRVLLLDNRDSFTWNLVHDLRALGAQVDVRSQDEGLADLLALTPDAVLVGPGPGTPDSSGVTLPLTRACLEGNVPLLGVCLGHQALGQVLGGRVERAQPVHGRPEFARHAGTGLFAGVPQDAPFGRYHSLVVRGLNPAFVTATSADGEVMALEVPGQPAWGVQFHPESVLSPAGRTLLGNWLTLSAAWQRK; from the coding sequence GTGAACGGCCCCGTTGCCCTGCCTGACCGCCTCCCTGCCCGGCCCTCCCCGGCGGACGTGCTGCGCCGCCTGCGCGCGGCGGGCGCGCCGGGCGTGGTGCTGCTGGAGTCGCTGGGGCCGGTCGTGCCGTACGGGTCGCGGTCATTCCTGAGCGCGTGGCCGCGGCGGGTGTCGCACGACCTGCCGCCCCGCCCGCCTGGGGACGCGTTCTTTCCGGCGTGGCTGGGCGGCCTGAAGTACGAGGCGGCCCGCGCGTTCGGGCTGGCCGCGCACGCCCCGCACGGCGAGGCGATGTGGTGGGGCGAGTACCCGTCGGGGCTGGTGTGGGACCGCGCGGCGGGCACGCTGGAGGTCGTGGGCGAGCCGCACGTGGACTGGGCGGGCCTGCTGGCCCTTGACCCCGCAGCGGAACCGACGCTGAGCGTGGGGCCGTTCGGCGCGGACGACGTGGATTACCCGGCGGGCGTGCGGGCCGTGCAGGACCTGATCCGCGCTGGCGAGGTGTATCAGGTGAACCTGTCGCGTGGCGTGCGGGCCGGGGCGACCGGTGATCCGCTGGCGGCGTACCTGCGGCTGCGCGAGGTGAACCCCAGTCCGTTCATGGCCTTCGCGGACCTGGGCGCCGAGGTGGTCGTGTCGTGCAGCCCGGAGCGGCTGGTGCGCTGGCAACGTGACCCGGGCGGGCAGGAGGATGACGGGCAGGGCGAGGAACTGAGTGCGCGGCCCATCGCGGGCACCCGGCGGCGCGGCGAGACGCCCGCCGAGGACGCCGCCCTGGAAGCCGAACTGCGCGCCAGTGCCAAGGAGGTCGCCGAGCACACCATGCTGGTGGACCTCGTGCGGCACGACCTGGGCCGCGTGGCCGCGCCGGGCACCGTCAGCGTGCCGGACCTGATGCTGGTCGAACGCTACAGCCACGTCATGCATCTGGTGTCGGAGGTCACGGCGCAGGCCCGCGCGGACGTGACGCTGCGCGAGGTGCTGGCCGCCACCTTCCCCGGCGGGACGATCACGGGCGCGCCCAAGGAGCGGGTCATGGAGGCCATCGCGGCGCTGGAGCCGGGGCCGCGCGGCTGGTACACCGGGGCGCTGGGCCTCGTGAGCGGCGCGGCCGTGGACCTGAACATCCTGATCCGCACGGCGGCCTTCACGCGGAACGAGACGGGAGACTGGACAGTGGAGGTCCGCGCGGGCGGCGGGACCGTCATCGACGCCGACCCGGCGCGCGAGGCGCAGGAGACCGTCCACAAGGCCCAGGCCCTCCTGAGCGTGCTGGCGGGCGTGCCGGGCCGCGCCGCGCAGCCGCCCGCGCCGCCCACGCCGGGCGTGCCGTGGTCGCCTCCGCCTGCCGCCACGCGCACGGGGCTGCGGGTGCTGCTGCTGGACAACCGGGACTCGTTCACCTGGAATCTGGTGCATGACCTGCGGGCGCTGGGCGCGCAGGTGGACGTGCGCTCCCAGGACGAAGGGCTGGCGGACCTGCTGGCCCTGACCCCGGACGCCGTGCTGGTCGGCCCCGGCCCCGGCACGCCGGACTCCAGCGGGGTCACGTTGCCCCTGACCCGCGCGTGCCTGGAAGGGAACGTGCCGCTGCTGGGCGTGTGCCTGGGGCATCAGGCGCTGGGGCAGGTGCTGGGCGGCCGGGTCGAGCGGGCGCAACCGGTGCACGGGCGGCCCGAGTTCGCGCGGCACGCCGGGACCGGCCTGTTCGCGGGCGTGCCGCAGGACGCGCCGTTCGGGCGATACCACTCGCTGGTCGTGCGCGGCCTGAACCCGGCGTTCGTGACGGCCACCAGCGCGGACGGCGAGGTCATGGCGCTGGAGGTACCGGGGCAGCCCGCGTGGGGCGTGCAGTTCCACCCGGAAAGCGTCCTGAGTCCCGCCGGGCGGACCCTGCTGGGCAACTGGCTGACCCTCAGCGCCGCGTGGCAGAGGAAATGA
- a CDS encoding RrF2 family transcriptional regulator — protein sequence MWVSTKAQYGLRALIEIARRGGEAVPLKDVSERQGISQHYLEQIASNLRRAGFIKSIRGAHGGYRLARPAHEINAYDVVTAMEGSIAPVQCVEDDHVCNSQNVCGTQDLWYRVDSALRDVLGGTTLADLIEESDRQQHARLVQLEPSYPPLG from the coding sequence ATGTGGGTGTCGACCAAAGCACAGTACGGCCTGCGCGCCCTGATCGAGATCGCGCGGCGCGGCGGCGAGGCCGTTCCCCTCAAGGACGTCTCCGAACGCCAGGGCATCAGCCAGCACTACCTGGAGCAGATCGCCAGCAACCTGCGCCGCGCCGGGTTCATCAAGAGCATCCGCGGCGCGCACGGCGGCTACCGACTGGCCCGCCCCGCCCACGAGATCAACGCCTACGACGTCGTCACCGCCATGGAAGGCAGCATCGCGCCCGTGCAGTGCGTCGAGGACGACCACGTCTGCAACAGCCAGAACGTCTGCGGCACCCAGGACCTCTGGTACCGCGTGGACAGCGCCCTGCGCGACGTGCTGGGCGGCACCACCCTGGCCGACCTGATCGAGGAAAGCGACCGCCAGCAGCACGCCCGCCTTGTGCAACTGGAACCCAGTTACCCGCCGCTGGGCTGA
- a CDS encoding quinone-dependent dihydroorotate dehydrogenase, translated as MYRSLIKPLLFRLDAEDAHHLTVAGLHLASRVPAWPALARRVTAPSAPTLTQTLWGRTFSSPVGLAAGLDKNGVAVPAFSALGFGFLEVGTVTPLPQAGNDRPRLFRLPPDQALINRMGFNNAGAAALHAHLSALPHRTAPVWVNIGRNKVTPNEAATDDYLKCVTALQDVADAFVVNVSSPNTPGLRALQAADELAALVRAVVDGVEAGRVRTLSTPPVLVKLAPDLHPADFEASVDAVVNAGASGLIISNTTLDRAGLTHPHQTQTGGLSGRPLTTRSTELIRAAYRQTAGRTPIVGVGGIFTAQDAYDKIRAGASLTEVYSALIYEGPGLVRRIHTGLTALLERDGLRSVSEAVGVDA; from the coding sequence GTGTACCGTTCGCTGATCAAGCCGCTGCTGTTCCGCCTGGACGCCGAGGACGCCCACCACCTGACCGTCGCCGGACTGCACCTCGCGTCGCGCGTGCCCGCGTGGCCCGCCCTGGCCCGCCGCGTGACCGCGCCCAGTGCGCCCACGCTGACGCAGACGCTGTGGGGCCGCACCTTCAGCAGCCCGGTCGGACTGGCTGCCGGACTCGACAAGAACGGCGTGGCCGTCCCCGCCTTCAGCGCCCTGGGCTTCGGCTTCCTGGAAGTCGGGACGGTCACGCCGCTCCCGCAGGCCGGAAACGACCGCCCCCGCCTGTTCCGCCTGCCGCCCGATCAGGCGCTCATCAACCGCATGGGCTTCAACAACGCTGGCGCGGCCGCCCTGCACGCCCACCTGAGCGCCCTGCCGCACCGCACCGCGCCCGTGTGGGTGAACATCGGCCGGAACAAGGTCACCCCCAACGAGGCCGCCACCGACGACTACCTGAAATGCGTCACCGCCTTACAGGACGTGGCCGACGCCTTCGTCGTGAACGTCAGCAGCCCCAACACGCCGGGCCTGCGCGCCCTCCAGGCCGCCGACGAACTGGCCGCGCTGGTCCGCGCCGTCGTGGACGGCGTGGAAGCCGGGCGCGTCCGGACCCTGAGCACCCCGCCGGTCCTGGTGAAACTCGCGCCAGACCTGCACCCCGCCGACTTCGAGGCCAGCGTGGACGCCGTCGTGAACGCCGGAGCGTCCGGCCTGATCATCAGCAACACCACCCTGGACCGCGCGGGCCTGACCCACCCGCACCAGACGCAGACCGGCGGCCTCAGCGGACGCCCCCTGACCACCCGCAGCACCGAGCTGATCCGCGCCGCGTACCGCCAGACCGCCGGGCGCACCCCCATCGTCGGCGTGGGCGGCATCTTCACCGCGCAGGACGCCTACGACAAGATCCGCGCCGGAGCCTCCCTGACCGAGGTGTACTCCGCCCTGATCTACGAAGGCCCCGGCCTCGTGCGCCGCATCCACACCGGGCTGACCGCCCTGCTGGAACGCGACGGCCTGCGCAGCGTCAGCGAAGCGGTCGGCGTGGACGCCTGA
- the sugE gene encoding quaternary ammonium compound efflux SMR transporter SugE produces the protein MAWTLLFIAGLLEVGWAIGLKYTEGFTRPLPTVLTVASMIASMALLGLATKTLPIGTAYGVWVGIGAVGAGILGIVLLGESASPARLAFMALMVVAIIGLKVTS, from the coding sequence ATGGCATGGACGCTGCTGTTTATCGCCGGTCTGCTGGAAGTCGGCTGGGCCATCGGTCTGAAGTACACGGAGGGCTTTACCCGCCCGCTCCCCACGGTTCTGACGGTGGCGAGCATGATCGCCAGCATGGCGCTGCTGGGACTGGCGACCAAGACGCTGCCGATCGGGACGGCGTACGGCGTGTGGGTGGGGATCGGCGCGGTCGGGGCCGGGATTCTGGGCATCGTGCTGCTGGGCGAGTCGGCCAGTCCGGCACGGCTGGCGTTCATGGCGCTGATGGTCGTGGCGATCATCGGCCTGAAAGTCACGAGCTGA
- a CDS encoding serine hydrolase domain-containing protein: MTTPESPAVRQGVSLDRLERWETHLKTRYLDTGILPNALTLVYRRGEIVHQHAQGFADVEGGVPLRDDHIFRIYSMTKPLTSLAFMMLVEDGLSALSDPVSSVLPEWANLGVWTGGTHGSFTSEAPRRPMQMVDLLRHTSGLSYHIQQGGHLDGAYRDLSLGVKTTLPEFIAALADLPLEHEPGQHWHYSAATDVLGYVIERLSGQPFEAFVQDRILSPLGMHDTGFHVPAEKLDRFMPCYALTPQGRVLFDPAAGRFTRPPHFVSGGGGLVSTAADYLRLCRLFLRGGELDGTRLISPKTLELMTRNHLPGGADIASMALTPIAVSETSAAGVGFGLGFAVTLDPVRTMRAGNPGDYSWGGAAGTYFWVDPVEDLTVIFMTQLLLSPDRVRDDLRTFVYAALTDTPTRPHSLA, from the coding sequence ATGACCACTCCCGAATCCCCGGCGGTCCGGCAGGGCGTGTCACTGGACCGCCTGGAGCGCTGGGAGACGCACCTGAAAACCCGCTACCTGGACACCGGCATCCTCCCGAACGCCCTGACGCTGGTGTACCGCCGGGGCGAGATCGTGCACCAGCACGCGCAGGGCTTCGCGGACGTGGAGGGGGGCGTGCCCCTGCGGGACGATCACATCTTCCGCATCTACTCCATGACCAAGCCCCTCACCAGCCTCGCGTTCATGATGCTGGTCGAGGACGGCCTGAGCGCCCTGAGCGACCCGGTCAGCTCCGTGCTGCCGGAGTGGGCGAACCTGGGCGTGTGGACCGGCGGCACGCACGGCAGTTTCACGAGCGAGGCGCCGCGCCGCCCCATGCAGATGGTGGACCTGCTGCGCCACACGTCCGGCCTGAGTTACCACATCCAGCAGGGCGGACACCTGGACGGGGCGTACCGCGACCTGAGCCTGGGCGTGAAGACCACCCTGCCGGAATTCATTGCGGCCCTGGCGGACCTGCCGCTGGAGCACGAACCCGGCCAGCACTGGCATTACTCGGCCGCCACCGACGTGCTCGGATACGTGATCGAACGCCTGAGCGGACAGCCTTTCGAGGCCTTCGTGCAGGACCGCATCCTGAGCCCGCTGGGCATGCACGACACGGGCTTCCACGTCCCGGCCGAGAAACTGGACCGCTTCATGCCGTGCTACGCCCTGACCCCGCAGGGCCGCGTGCTGTTCGACCCGGCCGCCGGACGCTTCACGCGGCCCCCCCACTTCGTGTCCGGCGGGGGCGGCCTCGTCTCCACCGCCGCCGACTACCTGCGCCTGTGCCGCCTGTTCCTGCGCGGCGGCGAACTGGACGGCACGCGCCTCATCAGCCCCAAGACCCTGGAACTCATGACCCGCAACCACCTGCCCGGCGGGGCCGACATTGCCAGCATGGCCCTCACGCCCATCGCCGTGTCCGAGACCAGCGCCGCCGGCGTGGGCTTCGGGCTGGGCTTCGCCGTCACGCTGGACCCCGTGCGCACCATGCGCGCCGGGAACCCCGGAGATTACTCGTGGGGCGGCGCGGCCGGCACGTACTTCTGGGTCGACCCGGTCGAGGACCTCACCGTGATCTTCATGACCCAGCTACTCCTCTCCCCCGACCGGGTCCGCGACGACCTGCGGACCTTCGTGTACGCCGCCCTGACCGACACGCCCACCCGGCCCCACAGCCTCGCCTGA
- a CDS encoding ABC transporter ATP-binding protein, with the protein MLEVRDLNVNYGHFVALRGVSLTVQPGEIVVLLGANGAGKSTLFRTLSGLQRPSGGAATWNGTSLTTGRPEFNVANGVAQCPEGRLLFPDLSVEKNLRLGAFVHRRDASGTARELERIYELFPALVEKRGSPAGSLSGGQQQMVAIARALMARPQLLLLDEPSLGLAPLVVEQVFQAVQRVNAEGVSVLLAEQNAFAALGIAHRGYVLEGGQITLDGPQQALMTDDRVRSAYLGV; encoded by the coding sequence ATGCTTGAAGTCCGTGACCTGAACGTGAACTACGGGCATTTCGTGGCGCTGCGCGGCGTGAGCCTGACCGTGCAGCCCGGCGAGATCGTGGTGCTGCTCGGCGCGAACGGCGCGGGCAAGAGCACGCTGTTCCGCACCCTGAGCGGCCTGCAACGCCCCAGCGGCGGCGCAGCCACCTGGAACGGCACGAGCCTCACGACCGGCCGCCCGGAGTTCAACGTGGCGAACGGCGTGGCGCAGTGCCCGGAAGGCCGCCTGCTGTTCCCGGACCTGAGCGTCGAGAAGAACCTGCGCCTGGGGGCCTTCGTGCACCGCCGGGACGCCAGCGGCACCGCGCGGGAACTGGAACGCATCTACGAACTGTTCCCCGCGCTGGTCGAGAAGCGCGGCTCGCCCGCCGGGAGCCTGTCGGGCGGGCAGCAGCAGATGGTCGCCATTGCCCGCGCGCTGATGGCCCGCCCGCAACTGCTGCTGCTGGACGAACCCAGCCTGGGCCTCGCGCCGCTGGTCGTCGAGCAGGTGTTCCAGGCGGTGCAGCGCGTGAACGCCGAGGGCGTCTCGGTGCTGCTGGCCGAGCAGAACGCCTTCGCGGCGCTGGGCATCGCGCACCGCGGGTACGTGCTGGAAGGTGGGCAGATCACGCTGGACGGCCCGCAGCAGGCGCTGATGACCGACGACCGCGTGCGCAGCGCGTACCTGGGCGTCTGA
- a CDS encoding ABC transporter ATP-binding protein, translating into MLDVQDLGIRFGGLHAVKDVTASIPAGQITAIIGPNGAGKSTFFNLISGFYQPTSGSIRFAGEDITRLKTHEVVSRGIARTFQTTTIYRELSVLENAMIGHRVRTRAGLLDALLRTGRERRDEQGSRAGAMQALTRVGLQGQAHLPAGALTQEGQKRVGIAMALASDPKLLLLDEPAAGMNPEETVNLMSLIRELVAGGLTVALVEHKMSLVMGLADQILVLHHGQKIAAGTPTQVSRDPAVVEAYLGSHAHGGQMGQTTPEPTTLQKGAAHA; encoded by the coding sequence GTGCTTGACGTTCAGGACCTCGGCATCCGTTTCGGCGGGCTGCACGCCGTGAAAGACGTGACGGCCAGCATTCCCGCCGGGCAGATCACGGCCATCATCGGGCCGAACGGTGCGGGCAAGAGCACCTTCTTCAACCTGATCAGCGGCTTCTACCAGCCGACCTCGGGCAGCATCCGCTTTGCCGGTGAGGACATCACGCGCCTGAAAACGCATGAGGTCGTGTCGCGCGGCATTGCCCGCACGTTCCAGACGACCACCATCTACCGGGAACTGTCCGTGCTGGAAAACGCCATGATCGGCCACCGGGTCCGCACGCGCGCCGGACTGCTGGACGCGCTGCTGCGCACCGGCCGGGAACGCCGCGACGAGCAGGGCAGCCGCGCCGGGGCCATGCAGGCCCTGACCCGCGTGGGCCTGCAAGGTCAGGCGCACCTGCCAGCCGGGGCGCTCACGCAGGAAGGGCAGAAACGGGTGGGGATCGCCATGGCGCTCGCCAGCGACCCGAAACTGCTGCTGCTGGACGAACCGGCCGCCGGCATGAACCCCGAGGAGACCGTGAACCTGATGAGCCTGATCCGCGAACTGGTCGCGGGCGGCCTGACCGTCGCGCTGGTCGAGCACAAGATGAGCCTCGTGATGGGCCTCGCCGATCAGATCCTGGTGCTGCACCACGGGCAGAAGATCGCCGCCGGGACGCCCACGCAGGTCAGCCGCGACCCGGCCGTGGTCGAGGCGTACCTGGGCTCGCACGCGCACGGCGGGCAGATGGGCCAGACCACCCCGGAACCCACCACCCTGCAAAAGGGAGCCGCGCATGCTTGA
- a CDS encoding branched-chain amino acid ABC transporter permease: MNATARGGLSLGRVIWPALFILAALVPLLRPSGYALDIGVNIMIWAMLAYGLNVMLGFTGLLPLAHAGFFGIGAYTVGILTLKAGWSFWLAWPAAVALCALVGLLLGLVAFRTKGDAFSIFTLGVGVIIMLVINKWDSLTGGNDGLNGVMPPAGLEAFSKALGLKLSSGFYLLALVSLAVTVLVVARARNSTFGLSLIAIRGGEDLARSAGINVFTHKLRAMMLSTAIAGFAGGLYAVFVGFLGSAVTGPTTTFTVLLYLLVGGLGTLAGPLVGTAIIYGLTQTLKGLEDYQYIVFGPLLVLLVMFAPNGLAGLWARLSARRAAPPAATPTPDQTKEVNRA; this comes from the coding sequence GTGAACGCAACGGCAAGAGGCGGTCTGAGTCTGGGGCGGGTCATCTGGCCGGCGCTGTTCATCCTGGCGGCGCTGGTGCCGCTGCTTCGCCCCAGCGGGTACGCGCTGGACATCGGCGTGAACATCATGATCTGGGCCATGCTGGCGTACGGCCTGAACGTGATGCTGGGCTTCACGGGGCTGCTGCCGCTGGCGCACGCCGGGTTCTTCGGGATCGGGGCGTACACGGTCGGTATCCTGACCCTGAAGGCCGGGTGGAGTTTCTGGCTGGCGTGGCCGGCCGCGGTGGCGCTGTGCGCCCTGGTGGGGCTGTTGCTGGGCCTCGTGGCGTTCCGCACGAAAGGGGACGCCTTCTCGATCTTCACGCTGGGCGTGGGCGTGATCATCATGCTGGTCATCAACAAGTGGGACAGCCTGACCGGCGGGAACGACGGCCTGAACGGCGTGATGCCCCCGGCCGGGCTGGAGGCGTTCTCGAAGGCGCTGGGCCTGAAGCTCTCCAGCGGGTTCTACCTGCTGGCGCTGGTCAGTCTGGCCGTGACGGTGCTGGTGGTCGCGCGCGCCCGGAACAGCACCTTCGGCCTGTCGCTGATCGCCATCCGGGGCGGCGAGGACCTCGCGCGCAGCGCCGGGATCAACGTGTTCACGCACAAGCTGCGCGCCATGATGCTCTCGACCGCCATCGCGGGTTTCGCCGGAGGGCTGTACGCCGTGTTCGTGGGCTTCCTGGGTTCGGCCGTGACCGGCCCGACCACGACCTTCACGGTGCTGCTGTACCTGCTGGTGGGCGGCCTGGGCACCCTGGCCGGACCGCTGGTCGGCACGGCCATCATCTACGGCCTGACCCAGACCCTCAAGGGACTGGAGGACTACCAGTACATCGTGTTCGGGCCGCTGCTGGTGCTGCTGGTCATGTTCGCCCCGAACGGACTGGCGGGCCTGTGGGCGCGCCTGAGTGCCCGGCGGGCCGCGCCGCCCGCCGCCACGCCGACCCCCGATCAGACCAAGGAGGTCAACCGTGCTTGA
- a CDS encoding branched-chain amino acid ABC transporter permease codes for MTTVLQQLFNALALGGVYALVALGLTLVYGVMRVPNFAHGGLYMLGAYLTYASLDRLGVGYVPALIIAAVGVALLAALLERLIFYPLRNAPHVHPMIAAIGVLFFLEALISHPSVFGPDFKQIAEPVPGILNLGGVTLTWQRLLIIAASLLVMWGLNFFLKRTLTGATIEAMSQNREGARLVGINTNRVGMLTFAISGALAAVAAALVAPINAVTPSMGEVMNLKVFAIIILGGMGSVPGAIVGAFLLAFTEVFGGFYINLDFADVIGFAMLVIVLAIRPQGLFRRGT; via the coding sequence TTGACCACCGTGCTGCAACAACTCTTCAATGCCCTGGCGCTGGGCGGCGTGTACGCCCTGGTCGCGCTGGGGCTCACGCTGGTGTACGGCGTGATGCGCGTACCGAACTTCGCGCACGGCGGCCTGTACATGCTAGGCGCGTACCTGACCTACGCCTCGCTGGACCGGCTGGGCGTCGGGTACGTCCCGGCGCTGATCATCGCGGCCGTGGGCGTGGCGCTGCTGGCCGCGCTGCTCGAACGCCTGATCTTCTACCCGCTGCGTAACGCGCCGCACGTGCACCCCATGATCGCGGCGATCGGGGTGCTGTTCTTCCTGGAGGCGCTGATCTCGCATCCCAGCGTGTTCGGGCCGGACTTCAAGCAGATTGCCGAGCCGGTGCCGGGCATCCTGAACCTGGGCGGCGTGACCCTGACGTGGCAGCGGCTGCTGATCATCGCGGCCAGCCTGCTGGTCATGTGGGGCCTGAACTTCTTCCTGAAACGCACCCTGACCGGCGCGACCATCGAGGCCATGAGTCAGAACCGCGAGGGCGCGCGGCTGGTGGGCATCAACACCAACCGGGTGGGCATGCTGACCTTCGCGATCAGCGGGGCGCTGGCGGCGGTGGCGGCGGCGCTGGTCGCGCCGATCAACGCGGTCACGCCCAGCATGGGTGAGGTCATGAACCTCAAGGTGTTCGCGATCATCATTCTGGGCGGCATGGGCAGCGTGCCCGGCGCGATCGTGGGTGCGTTCCTGCTGGCGTTCACCGAGGTGTTCGGCGGCTTCTACATCAACCTGGACTTCGCGGACGTGATCGGCTTCGCCATGCTGGTGATCGTGCTGGCCATCCGCCCGCAGGGTCTGTTCCGGAGGGGCACGTGA
- a CDS encoding ABC transporter substrate-binding protein, whose amino-acid sequence MKKRLLFPTLFAAMAGSALADQVVNIGFSGPLSGGAAFYGKDVQSGIDMAIGELNKAGVTVKGEKVTFKLVALDDRYLPNETATNVKRLTSQGIDIIFVPHSGGILTVQPMTTRDPEFLLVAYSSEPKILEANNPMTFMLPPRYDNYLQPFVSTQMKAFGKKLALVGTTSAYGKQWTEAISGEWKKQGGTVGGNNGVDYNTTVDYSSAVTKALAEKPDVMFIGGPSQPTALVVKAAREQGFKGGFIVMDQAKFEQMDTIVPRAYLDGSVGVLPTKEFAGTQVFVAQYQRLYKKIPTSEAALNYMGMNVLAKAMELAGTTSDAGAIRAKLDAAAKALPQSKSVYKLFGVTANGHVDAEFIVASVKNGKYTRLRLTKTFK is encoded by the coding sequence ATGAAGAAACGTCTCCTCTTCCCCACCCTGTTCGCGGCGATGGCCGGGTCTGCCCTGGCCGATCAGGTCGTGAACATCGGCTTCTCTGGCCCGCTGTCGGGCGGCGCGGCCTTCTACGGCAAGGATGTCCAGAGCGGCATCGACATGGCCATCGGTGAACTGAACAAGGCCGGCGTGACCGTCAAGGGCGAGAAGGTTACCTTCAAGCTCGTGGCGCTCGACGACCGCTACCTGCCCAACGAGACGGCCACCAATGTCAAACGCCTGACCAGTCAGGGCATCGACATCATCTTCGTGCCGCACTCCGGCGGGATCCTGACCGTGCAGCCCATGACCACCCGCGACCCGGAATTCCTGCTGGTGGCGTACTCCAGCGAACCGAAGATCCTCGAGGCGAACAACCCGATGACCTTCATGCTGCCCCCCCGCTACGACAACTACCTGCAACCGTTCGTGAGCACGCAGATGAAAGCCTTCGGCAAGAAACTGGCCCTGGTCGGCACGACCAGCGCGTACGGCAAGCAGTGGACCGAGGCGATCAGCGGCGAGTGGAAGAAACAGGGCGGCACGGTCGGCGGGAACAACGGCGTGGATTACAACACCACCGTGGATTACAGCAGCGCCGTCACCAAGGCCCTGGCCGAGAAACCCGACGTGATGTTCATCGGCGGGCCCAGCCAGCCGACCGCGCTGGTCGTGAAGGCCGCGCGTGAACAGGGCTTCAAGGGCGGGTTCATCGTGATGGACCAGGCGAAGTTCGAGCAGATGGACACCATCGTGCCGCGCGCGTACCTGGACGGCAGCGTGGGCGTGCTGCCCACCAAGGAATTCGCGGGCACGCAGGTGTTCGTCGCGCAGTACCAGCGCCTGTACAAGAAGATCCCCACCAGCGAGGCCGCGCTGAACTACATGGGCATGAACGTGCTGGCCAAGGCCATGGAACTGGCAGGCACCACCAGCGACGCGGGGGCCATCCGCGCCAAGCTGGACGCGGCCGCCAAGGCGCTTCCGCAGAGCAAGAGCGTGTACAAGCTGTTCGGCGTGACCGCCAACGGCCACGTGGACGCCGAGTTCATCGTGGCGAGCGTCAAGAACGGCAAGTACACCCGCCTGCGCCTGACCAAGACCTTCAAGTAA
- a CDS encoding acyl-CoA thioesterase, which produces MLELVFPKDTNYHGTAFGGWVLSLMDKAASIAAVRHAGGNVVTARMDGVDFHVPIRVGDAVALDAQVVRVGRTSMTIRVDVYRENMPTGEQELATTGYFVFVALDEHNRPRPVPGLADGQDTSSAQPDPEARP; this is translated from the coding sequence ATGCTGGAACTGGTGTTCCCCAAGGACACCAACTACCACGGCACCGCCTTCGGCGGCTGGGTGCTGTCCCTGATGGACAAGGCCGCCAGCATCGCCGCCGTCCGGCACGCCGGGGGGAACGTCGTGACCGCCCGCATGGACGGCGTGGACTTCCACGTGCCCATCCGCGTCGGGGACGCCGTCGCCCTCGACGCGCAGGTCGTGCGGGTGGGCCGCACCAGCATGACCATCCGCGTGGACGTGTACCGCGAGAACATGCCCACCGGCGAGCAGGAACTCGCCACCACCGGGTACTTCGTGTTCGTGGCCCTCGACGAACACAACCGCCCCCGCCCCGTGCCCGGCCTGGCCGACGGGCAGGACACCAGCAGCGCCCAGCCCGACCCCGAGGCCCGCCCATGA